The following DNA comes from Ornithinimicrobium avium.
GCAGCGTCTACTCCGTGCCCGTCGGCGGTGCCTCCTTCGACCTCCAGCAGGTCGAGGTGCTCACCGGCGCCGTGCAGGGCGAGACCGGCCCCGTCGAGCTGCCCGTCCTGGGCAAGCTGGCGTCCTGCACCATGTTCCTCGGCGTCGACTGCGTCGACCCCGAGGGCGACTGGAACCTCGCCGGAGCGGGCACGACGTACACCATGGACGAGGGCGACGTGCCCACCGTCCTGATGCACCTCGAGCAGCAGTCCCGCGCGATGGACTGGGAGGTCTTCAAGGCCCGCGCGGACGGTGGCAAGGGCGCTTCGCTCGGCCTGGTCAGCGAGGTGGACTACCTGGAGCGGACCCCCGGTCTGACCGTCAGGACGTGGGACGGCAAGGTCGTCGACGACAACGGGGCCCGCGTGCGGGTGCCGGACGGTGACTACGTCATCGAGATCACCATCACCCGGGCCCAGGCCTGGAACGACGACCGCGACGCCGTGACCGAGACCTGGACCAGCCCCGCCTTCGGCATCGCCTGGGCCGGCACCGGTCTGGTCGACAGCCCCACGGTGGACCGCGCCATGGGCCCGGACCGTTACGCCACCGCCGCCGAGCTCGCCGTCGAGAACTTCGACGCGGGCGTGGAGACGGTCTACATCGGCAGCGGACAGGCCTTCCCGGACGCGCTGTCCGGCAGCGCCCTGGCCGGCACGGAGGGCTCCCCGGTCCTGCTGACCCGCAGCGGTTCGCTGCCGGCGGCCACCCGGATGGCCCTGCAGACGCTGGCCCCGGAACGGATCGTCGTCCTCGGCGGTCCGACCGCCATCAGCGCGGGCGTCGAGGCCAGGCTGGCGGACTACGCCGGCACGGTCGAGCGCCTCGCCGGTAGCGACCGCTACGCCACCTCGGCCGCGGTCTCCGGCGAGTACCCGGTGGGTGTCAGCGTGGCCTTCCTGGCCAGCGGCCGGGCCTTCCCCGACGCCCTGTCCGCCTCCGCGGCGGCAGGCGTCGAGGACTCCCCGGTGCTGCTCACGCGTCCGGGTTCGATCCCGGCCGTGGTGGCCGCCGAGCTCGCCCGTCTCGACCCGGACCGCATCGTGGTCCTGGGCGGGAGGACCGCGGTGAGCGATGCGGTGCTGCGGCAGGCTCGCGCCTACGCCACCGACGTGGTCCGGATCGGCGGTGACGACCGGTACGAGACCTCCGCCAACGTGGCTGCCGAGTTCTTCACCACCCCCGTCGCCCACGCCGTGATGGCGTCGGGCTCCGGCTTCGCCGACGCCCTGGCGGCCGCCCCGGTGGCCGCGCAGAACACCAGCCCGGTGCTGCTGACGCGTCCGACGAGGATCCCGGCGGCGACCCTGGCGACGATGATCGACCTGCGGGTGCAGGCGCTGACCATCGCCGGCGGGTACAGCGCGGTGTCCCTGGCCGTCCAGGAGGAGCTGGAGTCGGTCGTCTACCCGTGAGGTCCCCGACCTCGCGGTGACGCCCACCGGTGAGAGACACGAGGAGCCCTGCACCGTCACCGGTGCAGGGCTCCTCGCCGTCTGCGCGCCCCGCCCCTCCTCAGTCCCCGGTGACGAGGACCGAGCCGAGGTCGCTCTCCACGCTGACGTGGTGCTCGGAGGTCGGTGAGGTCTCCACGCGCACGTCGGCCGGGTCCAGGCCCTGGGCCTTGAGGTCGTAGGCCACGCCGCCGGGCAGGGTCAGCGCGACGTCGCCGACGCTGGTCCGCAGGGTGACCCGGTCGGCCGGGGCGCCCAGGGTCGCGCTGACGTCCCCGACCGAGGTGCTCACCTCCAGGACCGCGGGCGACCCGGTGACCGCGATGTCGCCCACCGAGCTGTGCACGGCCAGGTCGCCGGTCAGGCCGTCGGCGTCGACGTCGCCGACGGAGGTGCGTACGACCACCGTGACGTGCGAGGGCACCGCCACGTCCCAGTCTGCGTAGCACTGTCCCACGGCGAACTCCGGGCAGTCCATCGTCACCGTCGTGATCCCGCCGGTGCTCTCCACCCGCGCAGCCGGCTCGCGGAAGGACCAGTGCTTGTCCGCGCTGATCCCCGTCCGTCCTCCCTCCGGCACTCCGCGCAGGTCCACGTCGCCCACGTCACCCACGATCCTCAGCTCCTGGGTGCCTGCGGGCAGGTCGAAGGACTGGACCTCGGCGTCGCGCACCATCTCCGGGACGGTGCTGACGGCGAGGCCGATCCCGAGCAGACCGACGAGGGCGGCACCGCCGATTCGCAGGCCTCGGTGCCGGGGGTCGTAGCGGGGGGCGCTCGTGGGACCCGGCGGCGGTGCCACCCGGTCCTGGGGCACGGTGGTGGTCGCCGGGGTCATCCCTCGGCCCCGTGCTCGAGCCACTGCAGGACGGCGAGCACCCGACGGTGGTCGTCGCCGGTGGGGGCGAGGTCGAGCTTGGTGAAGATCGAGGAGACGTTCTTCTCCACGGCGCCCTCGCCGATGAACAGCTCGCGGGAGATCGCGCTGTTGGTGCGGCCCTGGGCCATCAGGCGCATCACGTCCTGCTCGCGCGGCGTGAGCCGGGACAGCGGGTCGGTGTGCCGGGCGCGGGACATGAGCTGGGAGACGACCTCCGGGTCCAGCGCGGTGCCCCCGGCCGCGACCGTGCGGATGGCCTCGATGAACTCGCTGGTGTCGGCGACCCGGTCCTTGAGCAGGTAGCCGACGCCGCGGGGCCGACCGGCCAGCAGCTCGGTGGCGTAGGTCTCCTCGACGTACTGGCTGAGCACGACGACCGCCACGTCGGGCAGCTCCTGCCGGACGACGAGCGCGGCCTGGAGCCCCTCGGAGGTGAAGGTCGGCGGCATCCGCACGTCGACGACGACGATGTCCGGGCGGTGCTCGCGGACCGACACCAGGAAGGTCTGCGCGTCCGGGCAGGCGTCGACGACCTCGAGCCCGGCGGCCTGGAGCAGGCGGACGAGACCGTCGCGCAGCAGCACGGAGTCCTCGGCGAGGATGACGCGCAGGCGGTCGGCGGACCCCTCGGCGGCCCGGTCGGTGCTGGGGATGGTGGTCATCGTGTCCTCCGGGGTCGCATGGGCAGGCTGATGGTGACGGTGGTGCCCTGGCCGGCGGGCGAGCGGACGTGCAGGTCGCCGTCCACCGACGTCACCCGCTGGCGCAGGCCGACCAGGCCGGAACCGTGGCCGACCGTGGCGCCCCCCCGCCCGTCGTCGGTGACGGCGACGGTCAGCCGGTCGCCCTCGGGGCGGGGACGACGTCGAGCCGGACGCCGACGTGCCGGGCCCCGGAGTGCTTGGCCGCGTTGGTCAGGCTCTCGGAGACGCAGAAGTAGGCGATGGCCTCCACGGTCGGGTCCGGCCGGCGGGCCAGGTGCGCCTCCACGGTGACGGGTATGGGGCTGCGCGCCGCGAGCGCGGACACGGCCGCGTCCAGCCCCCGGTCGGTGAGGATGGGCGGCACGATCCCGCGCGCCACCTGCCGCATCTCCACGATCGCCTCCTTGCTCGAGGCGTGGGCCTCATCGATCAGGACGCGGGCACCCTCCGGGTCGCTGTCCATCGTGGAACGGGCCAGACCCAGGTTCATCGCGATGGCCACGAGCCGCTGCTGCGGCCCGTCGTGCAGGTCGCGCTCGATCCGGCGGCGCTCGGACTCGACCGAGTCGATGGTCTCCTCGCGCGAGGTGGTCAGGGTGGCGACCCGGCGGCTCATCTCCCGCAGCTGGCGCTGCGGGTCGTCGCCCAGCAGCCAGCGCGCCAGGGCGATGTCGACGCTGGTCATCCCGCGACCCACCCACGGGACCACGAGGAGGGTGAGGAGGCCGACGACGGAGCCGAGCGCATACCCGGTCGGTCCGGAGACGACGACGAGACCGAGCACGCGGCTGCCCTCGTCCGGTGCCCCCAGCCCGACGAGCGGGAGCGCCAGCAGGGTGAGGCCCTGGACGAGGAGGAAGAGCACGACGGAGCCGGCGAGCAGCCCCCACAGGCCGTGCAGGGCCGCCCACCCGAAGGAGCGCAGCCGCGGCTCGTCCAGGCCGAGCGCGCGGCGCCAGGTGGGCGCCCGGCTGGGCAGCGGCGGGCCGACCTCGACGCCTGCGAAGACCAGGAGCATGCCGTGCTGCAGCCGGCTCAGGAGCCAGCCGCCCCACAACGCGGGGACGAGCAGGAGGATCCCGGTGCCGACGGCAGGCAGGGAGAAGAGACCGGCGACGCCCAGGACGACGACGACGACGGCGAGGAGGGCGGTGAACAGCCCCAGGACCAGGCCGGTCGCCGCCCACCAGCCCTCCCGCCAGCGGCGCAGCGCGACCTGGACCGGTCGGGCGGGGCCGGGGGCGGGCGCGGGCCAGGGCGAGCCGGCCCCCGCAGGGCCGGCCCCGGGGAGCGGCGGGGGCGAGGTGAGGTCGCCGGGTCCCCCGAGGGGCGCGCTGCGCACGGTCATGCCCCCAACCGTAGTGACGTGCCGGTGCCGGCCGCGAGGGTGCGCTCCACCGGACGGCAGGGGGGACAACCCCCTGCCGGACGTGGAAGGGCGCGCCGGGCCCGTGACAGCCGGCGCGCCCTTCGGCGCGGGCACGTCCTCCCCTCCGAGGTTGCCGGCGGGTGCAGGGGGTCCGCCGGCGACGACGTGCGCGCTCCCGACGAGTCGGGGCCGGAGGGTCCTGGGGTGAGTGATCCCCGCGGCCGGTCGGTGACGTCGTCGGTCAGGAACGACGTTAGCCCGGGTTCGGTCAAGACGGGGTATGCGTTCGGTCAGGACTTGGTCAAGATTGTTGCGGGGTCCGTGTCGGCCGACGTGTGATCTGAGTCACTGGCGCTCCCGTGGGGCAGGGGGTAGCGTCTGCCCATGGGTATCGGTGGGGCAGGCGGGAAGAGCGGGACGCATCTGACGCGGGCGGGGGTGTGGGGCGCGCTCCTGGCGCTCGTGGCCACCAGCTTCCTCGGCCCCGCCGGCGCGGCCGAGGAGCAGCCGGACACGGTGGTGAGCGCCACCCACGGTGCGACCACCGACGGCACCGCCGACGCGACGGACATCGTCCCTTCGGGCCGCACGGGCGCGCCGATCATCAGGCTGGCGGGTGCCGACCGCTACGCCTCGGCCGTCGCGATCTCCCGCGACCGCTACGCCGACCCGGCGCAGGCCTCGGTCGTCTACCTCGCCGACGGGGCCGAGTTCAGCGACGCGCTCACCGCGGGCACCCTTTCCGACGGACCGGTCCTGCTCGTGCGCTCGCACTGCCGCGCCGTGCCGACCACCGTCCTCCACGAGATCGACCGCATCGACCCTCAGCGGGTCGTCGCGCTGGGCGGCCCTGCGGCCGTCTGCGACGCGACGCTGGCGACCGCGTCCGGCGGGCGCTCCACCGACCGGATCGGCGGGGCCAACCGCTACGAGACCGCGGCGCTGATCGCCCAGCGGCAGTTCCCCTCCGGCTCGGCCCGGGTCTACCTCACCCGCGGCGAGGTCTCGCCGGACGCCCTCGGCGGCGGCATGCTCAGCGACGGGCCGATCCTGCTGACCTCCCGCGACGGCGCCTCCGTGCCGGCCGCGACCGCGGCGGCCGTGCAGGCGATGGGCGCCACCCGGGTGGTCGCGCTCGGCGGCCCGGCCGCCGTGAGCGACGCCGTGCTGGCCGAGGCGGCCGACGGCCGGACGACGGGTCGTCTCGCGGGCCGGGACCGCTACCGGACCGCGATCGCGATCGCGAAGCACGCCTACCCCAGCCGCACCTCGCGGGTGTACCTGGCCCGCGGTGACGGCCAGAACTTCGCCGACGCCGTGGCCTCCGGCATGATCGCCGACGGCCCCGTGCTGCTGACGCCCGGTCCGTGCGAGCCGGTGCGCGCGGCGACCGCCGCCTTCCTCAAGGAGCGCCACCCCACCCGGGTCGTCGCGCTCGGCGGCGAGGACGCCCTGTGCACCTCCTCGATGCGGGGAGCCTCCCTGGACGCGCGCCCGACGGTGGACTGCGACGTGACCAGGTGCGTCGCGCTGACCTTCGACGACGGCCCCGGCCGCTACACCGGCACCCTGCTCGACACGCTGGCGGACTACCGCGTGCCGGCGACGTTCTTCCAGGTCGGTCAGATGGTCGACGCCTACGGGGCCTACTCACGCCGCGCCTACCTCGAGGGCCACGAGGTGGCCAACCACACCTGGGACCACACCCAGCTGACGCTCCTGACCAGGGCCCAGCAGCAGTGGGAGGTCGACGTCACCGACAACGAGCTCAACCAGCACGGGGTGCCTGACACGACGCTGCTCCGCCCGCCGTACGGGTCCTTCAACTCCCTCACCCGCCAGCTCGGCTTCCCGCTGGTCATCTGGGACGTGGACCCCCGGGACTGGGACAACTCCCCGTCCGCCGCCACGGTCCGCAGCAGGGTGATGTCGGCCGTGCGTCCCGGCTCGATCGTCCTCCAGCACGACATCCACCCCAACTCGGTCGACGCCGTCCCCCTCATCATCAGCGACCTGACGGCGCAGGGCTACACCCTGGTCACCGTCTCCGAGCTGGTGCCCGGTCTGCGCCCCGGCGACGTGGTCTACCGGCACGGCGACGTGCGCAGCGCCGGGACCGCCAGCAGCCCGGGCGACACCATCACGCTGCCCGACGGCACGGTGCTCGGACCGTTCCTCGACGAGGCCGGGGTGCCCGGCGTGGCGCCGTCGGTCCCGCTGCTGGAGCTGCTGGAGCAGCAGCGCTGAGCGAGCACCGAGGAGGTATGCCGCTCGCCCGGGTCATCGAGACCTCCGCCCGGGTGGCGGCCACCCGCTCGCGGACCGCCAAGGTCGAGCTGCTGGCCGCGACGCTGGGCGAGGCAGCCCGGGTCGCGGAGCAGCCCGCGCGGCACGCGGCCGTCGTCGCCGACTACCTCGCCGGGACGCTGCCGCAGCGCACGGTCGGCGTGGGCTGGCGGGGACTGCGCGACCTGCCCGCGCCGGCGGACCGGCCCTGCCTGGAGGTGCTCGACGTCGACGACGCCCTGTCCGCGCTCGGACGGCTCTCCGGGAGCGGCTCGCTGGCGGTCCGGGGCCGGATGGTGGGCGAGCTCTTCGGGGCAGCCACGGCTCAGGAGCAGCGCTGGCTGGTCGGTCTGCTCACCGGCGAGCTGCGCCAGGGCGCCTCAGAGGGCGTCCTGCTGCCGGCGATCGCCCGTGCCGCCGGGGTGCCCGAGACCCTCGTGCGCCGGGCGGTGATGCTGGCCGGCTTCCCCGGGCCGGTCGCCGCGGCCGCGCTGCTCGAGGGCGCGGACGCCCTGGACCGGCTCGGGCTGGAGGTCGGGCGGCCGCTGCGCCCGATGCTCGCCGGGTCCGAGCCGGACGTCGCTGCCGCGGTCGCCGCGGTCGGGGGCGGGGCCGAGGTCGCGGTCGACGCCAAGCTCGACGGCATCCGGCTCCAGGCGCACCTGGACCGGGCGGCCGACCCGCCGGTGCGGCTCTTCACCCGCAGCCTGGAGGAGATCACCGACCGGCTGCCCGAGGTCGTCGACGCCGTCCTTGCGCTCCCGGCCCGGGCCGCGGTCCTCGACGGCGAGGTGATCGCGCTGCGGCCGGACCGGCGGCCCGAGCCCTTCCAGGTCACCGGCGCCCGGACCGCCAGCTCGGCCGACCCGCAGACGCTGGCGCGGACCACCCCGGTGGCGACCTACCTCTTCGACCTGCTGCACCTGGACGGCCAGGACCTGCTGGACCGGCCCGCCGAGGAGCGCTGGGCGGCGCTGGACCGGCTCGCCCCCGACCTGACCGTCGAGCGGCTGCGGAGCGCCGACCCCGCGGCGGCCCAGGCCTTCTTCGAGGACGTCCTCGCTGCCGGGCACGAGGGCGTGGTCGTCAAGGATCCGCGCGCCCCCTACGCGGCCGGCCGGCGCGGCGCCGGCTGGGTCAAGGTCAAGCCCCGCCGCACGGCAGACCTCGTCGTGCTCGCCGTCGAGTGGGGCAGCGGCCGCCGGCAGGGGTGGCTGTCCAACATCCACCTCGGCGCGCGCGACCCCGGCTCCGGCGAGCTGGTCATGGTCGGCAAGACGTTCAAGGGGATGACCGACGCGGTCCTGGCCTGGCAGACCGAGCGCTTCCTCGCCCTGGAGACGCGGCGCGAGCAGCACGTCGTCCACGTCCGGCCCGAGCAGGTCGTGGAGATCGCCTACGACGGGGTGCAGACCTCGCGGCGCTACCCCGGGGGTATGGCGCTGCGGTTCGCCCGGGTGCTGCGCTACCGGGACGACAAGGCACCGGGGGAGGCGGACACGCTGGCGGACCTGCGCTCCTGAGGTCCTGGACCGTCGCGGCCCCGCAGACCGGTGGTCTGCGGGGCCTCCTCACGGCGTGCTGCGGGCAGGCCGCGCTAGTAGAGCCAGTTCGGCACGAACAGCACGATCTGGGGGAAGACCGAGAACAGCACCAGGGCCAGGGTCATCACCCCGATGTAGGGCATCGAGCCGAGGAGGATCTCCTTGAGCGGGATGTGCGGGGCGATGCCCTTGAGCACGTAGAGGTTGAGGCCCACCGGTGGTGTGATCAGCCCCATCTCCATGTTGATCGTCATGACCACGCCGAACCAGATCGGGTCGAAACCGAGCGCCAGGATCATCGGCAGCAGGATCGGGGTCGTCATCACGATGATCGAGACGGGAGGCAGGAAGCAACCCATCACCAGCAGCACGATGTTGATCAGCAGCAGGACCACCCAGCGGTTCAGCTCCGCGTCGCTGACCAGCGCGGCCAGGTCCTGCGGCACCCGCAGGTAGCTCAGGACCGTGGCGATGACGGCCGAGAACGCGGTGATCATCAGGATCATCGTGCTCTGGTTGGTGGACTCCTTGAGCACCTCCATCAGCGCACGGCCGCTGAGGCCGCGGTAGATGAGAGCGACCAGGATCCACACCAGCAGCACGCCGATCGCGGCCGCCTCGCTCGGGGTGGCGATGCCCCGGTAGAGCACGACGAGCACCACGGCGATGAGCGCGGCGAACGGCAGCACCTTGGTCAGGCTGGTGAACCGCTCCGCCCAGGTGTAGCGCCGCTGCGCCCGCGGACCGGAGAGCGTCGCCGCGCCGCCGGTGCCGTCCCGCGCTGCGCGCCGGTCCGACGCCCGGTTCTCCATGGTCTGGGCGATGAAGATCCACACGCAGAACATCAGCGCGAGGATGATGCCGGGCACGATTCCGCCGGCGAAGAGCTGGCCGATCGACTGCTCCGCGGCGATGCCGTAGAGGATGAGCGTGACGCTGGGCGGGATGAGGATCCCCAGCGTGCCGCCCGCGGCGATCGCGCCGGTGGCGATGCGTGCCGAGTAGCCCCGCTTCTCCATCTCCGGCACCGCGACCCGCCCGATCGCCGCGGCGGTGGCGGCGCTGGACCCGGTGAGCGCGGCGAAGAGCGTGGAGGCGGCCACCGAGCTCATCGCCAGACCGCCGCGGATCCGCGACAGCCAGGCCTCGCCGGCCTCGAACAGCTGCCGGCTGGCGTGCGACCCGCCGAACATGTTGCCCATCAGCACGAACAACGGGATGGCCAGCAGGCCGAAGTCGTTGAGCGAGTCGAAGGTCATCTTGCCGAACAGCGAGAACTGGTCCGGGCCGAGGAAGAAGACGATCGAGGCCAGGGCGGTGATGGCCAGGGCGAACGCGATCGGCATACCCGTCATGAACAGGACCAGGGCGATCAGGCCGATGATGCCTCCCTGGGTGAGCGAGCTCACCGGGGCTCACCTCCGTCGTCCCGCGCCGTGTCCTGGGGGTGCAGCTCCTCGGTCAGCTCGATCTCCGACCTCACCTGACCGAGCTCGCTGGTCGAGGTCATCAGCGACACCTTGTCCAGCGGGACCTTTCCGGCCAGCCCCATGATCCCCTCCACGATCATCGCGACGTACTGCAGCGCGACGAGCAGCATGCCCAGCGGCAGGATCGCGAAGGCGATCCACAGCGGGAAGCGGAACGCCGTGGAGGAGTGGTAGTTGAAGAGGTAGGCCTCGTGCCAGTCCAGGTAGGAGGTCCACATCACCACGAGCACGACCGCCAGGCACATCAGCGCCGTGATGATGCGGACCACGAGCTGCGGACGCCTGGGGACCATGTCGATGAGCAGGTCGACCCCGACGTGGGCGTGGTGCCGCAGCCCGTAGGCGGCGCCGACGAAGGTCACCAGCATGAGCAGGTAGATCGTCGACTCGGTCTGCCAGACGGTCGGCTGCCGCAGGAAGTAGCGGACGAAGACCCCGTGGCTGGTGATGAGCGTGGCGAGGACGAGCGCGATCGCCGCCAGCCATCCCGAGGCCTCCGAGAGCACGCCGACCCAGCGGACGATCGCCGGTGGTCGGTAGGGCGGCGCGGTGCCGTGGTGGGTGGCCGCGGACATCAGCCCTCGCGGACCTTCTTGGCCAGGTCCAGCAGCTCCTGACCGCCGTCGACGGACTCCGCGAAGGAGTCCCACTGCTCCTGCGCCAGCGGCAGCCAGGCGTCGAAGTCCTCGTCGCTCATCGTGACGACCTCGACCCCGGCGTCCTGGAAGATCTTCTCGACGCGGCTGTCGTCCTCGCGCGAGGCGGTGTAGGCGTAGTCCTGCAGGTCCTCGCCGACCTTCAGCACCGCGTCCTGCTGCTCGGTGCACAGCTTGCCGAAGGAGGAGGTCGTCATCACCAGCGGCTCGTACATGAACCAGAAGGTGTGGGTCGTCGGGGAGGTGTAGGACTTGACCTGCTCCTGCAGGTTGTAGGACGCGAACGAGCCGGTCGAGGTGACGGCCGCGTCGAGCACGCCGGTCTGCATCGCGGTGTAGATCTCCGAGCTCGGCAGCGAGGTGATGCCGGCGCCGGCAGCCTCGAGCATGTGCTCGACGTAGGTGCCGGCCGCGCGCATGGTCTCCCCGCCGGAGATGTCGTCGGGCCGCAGGATCGGGTCACCCTTGACGCCGATGGCGCCGGCGTTCCACACGTTGGTCAGCGCGACCAGGCCGTTCTTCTCCATGTTGTCCCGGACGGCGGCACCGATCTCGCCCTCGTCCCAGGCCTTGGCCTC
Coding sequences within:
- a CDS encoding sensor histidine kinase, encoding MTVRSAPLGGPGDLTSPPPLPGAGPAGAGSPWPAPAPGPARPVQVALRRWREGWWAATGLVLGLFTALLAVVVVVLGVAGLFSLPAVGTGILLLVPALWGGWLLSRLQHGMLLVFAGVEVGPPLPSRAPTWRRALGLDEPRLRSFGWAALHGLWGLLAGSVVLFLLVQGLTLLALPLVGLGAPDEGSRVLGLVVVSGPTGYALGSVVGLLTLLVVPWVGRGMTSVDIALARWLLGDDPQRQLREMSRRVATLTTSREETIDSVESERRRIERDLHDGPQQRLVAIAMNLGLARSTMDSDPEGARVLIDEAHASSKEAIVEMRQVARGIVPPILTDRGLDAAVSALAARSPIPVTVEAHLARRPDPTVEAIAYFCVSESLTNAAKHSGARHVGVRLDVVPAPRATG
- the dctP gene encoding TRAP transporter substrate-binding protein DctP, translating into MKSIRSRLLTVVALTTSVGLTACAAPGSGTKAGGEDDGDTTVAAAAECSDVELRLSHQWPEPTGDEGGDFRALIAKKFADEVSTATDGQVSVTVYPNSTLAKATEQYDAMMSGSIDASVFPLDYASGKVPEWSITLMPALVRDHDEAKAWDEGEIGAAVRDNMEKNGLVALTNVWNAGAIGVKGDPILRPDDISGGETMRAAGTYVEHMLEAAGAGITSLPSSEIYTAMQTGVLDAAVTSTGSFASYNLQEQVKSYTSPTTHTFWFMYEPLVMTTSSFGKLCTEQQDAVLKVGEDLQDYAYTASREDDSRVEKIFQDAGVEVVTMSDEDFDAWLPLAQEQWDSFAESVDGGQELLDLAKKVREG
- a CDS encoding DUF4097 family beta strand repeat-containing protein, which codes for MTPATTTVPQDRVAPPPGPTSAPRYDPRHRGLRIGGAALVGLLGIGLAVSTVPEMVRDAEVQSFDLPAGTQELRIVGDVGDVDLRGVPEGGRTGISADKHWSFREPAARVESTGGITTVTMDCPEFAVGQCYADWDVAVPSHVTVVVRTSVGDVDADGLTGDLAVHSSVGDIAVTGSPAVLEVSTSVGDVSATLGAPADRVTLRTSVGDVALTLPGGVAYDLKAQGLDPADVRVETSPTSEHHVSVESDLGSVLVTGD
- a CDS encoding response regulator transcription factor, which encodes MTTIPSTDRAAEGSADRLRVILAEDSVLLRDGLVRLLQAAGLEVVDACPDAQTFLVSVREHRPDIVVVDVRMPPTFTSEGLQAALVVRQELPDVAVVVLSQYVEETYATELLAGRPRGVGYLLKDRVADTSEFIEAIRTVAAGGTALDPEVVSQLMSRARHTDPLSRLTPREQDVMRLMAQGRTNSAISRELFIGEGAVEKNVSSIFTKLDLAPTGDDHRRVLAVLQWLEHGAEG
- a CDS encoding ATP-dependent DNA ligase, producing the protein MPLARVIETSARVAATRSRTAKVELLAATLGEAARVAEQPARHAAVVADYLAGTLPQRTVGVGWRGLRDLPAPADRPCLEVLDVDDALSALGRLSGSGSLAVRGRMVGELFGAATAQEQRWLVGLLTGELRQGASEGVLLPAIARAAGVPETLVRRAVMLAGFPGPVAAAALLEGADALDRLGLEVGRPLRPMLAGSEPDVAAAVAAVGGGAEVAVDAKLDGIRLQAHLDRAADPPVRLFTRSLEEITDRLPEVVDAVLALPARAAVLDGEVIALRPDRRPEPFQVTGARTASSADPQTLARTTPVATYLFDLLHLDGQDLLDRPAEERWAALDRLAPDLTVERLRSADPAAAQAFFEDVLAAGHEGVVVKDPRAPYAAGRRGAGWVKVKPRRTADLVVLAVEWGSGRRQGWLSNIHLGARDPGSGELVMVGKTFKGMTDAVLAWQTERFLALETRREQHVVHVRPEQVVEIAYDGVQTSRRYPGGMALRFARVLRYRDDKAPGEADTLADLRS
- a CDS encoding TRAP transporter large permease; amino-acid sequence: MSSLTQGGIIGLIALVLFMTGMPIAFALAITALASIVFFLGPDQFSLFGKMTFDSLNDFGLLAIPLFVLMGNMFGGSHASRQLFEAGEAWLSRIRGGLAMSSVAASTLFAALTGSSAATAAAIGRVAVPEMEKRGYSARIATGAIAAGGTLGILIPPSVTLILYGIAAEQSIGQLFAGGIVPGIILALMFCVWIFIAQTMENRASDRRAARDGTGGAATLSGPRAQRRYTWAERFTSLTKVLPFAALIAVVLVVLYRGIATPSEAAAIGVLLVWILVALIYRGLSGRALMEVLKESTNQSTMILMITAFSAVIATVLSYLRVPQDLAALVSDAELNRWVVLLLINIVLLVMGCFLPPVSIIVMTTPILLPMILALGFDPIWFGVVMTINMEMGLITPPVGLNLYVLKGIAPHIPLKEILLGSMPYIGVMTLALVLFSVFPQIVLFVPNWLY
- a CDS encoding cell wall-binding repeat-containing protein, which produces MGIGGAGGKSGTHLTRAGVWGALLALVATSFLGPAGAAEEQPDTVVSATHGATTDGTADATDIVPSGRTGAPIIRLAGADRYASAVAISRDRYADPAQASVVYLADGAEFSDALTAGTLSDGPVLLVRSHCRAVPTTVLHEIDRIDPQRVVALGGPAAVCDATLATASGGRSTDRIGGANRYETAALIAQRQFPSGSARVYLTRGEVSPDALGGGMLSDGPILLTSRDGASVPAATAAAVQAMGATRVVALGGPAAVSDAVLAEAADGRTTGRLAGRDRYRTAIAIAKHAYPSRTSRVYLARGDGQNFADAVASGMIADGPVLLTPGPCEPVRAATAAFLKERHPTRVVALGGEDALCTSSMRGASLDARPTVDCDVTRCVALTFDDGPGRYTGTLLDTLADYRVPATFFQVGQMVDAYGAYSRRAYLEGHEVANHTWDHTQLTLLTRAQQQWEVDVTDNELNQHGVPDTTLLRPPYGSFNSLTRQLGFPLVIWDVDPRDWDNSPSAATVRSRVMSAVRPGSIVLQHDIHPNSVDAVPLIISDLTAQGYTLVTVSELVPGLRPGDVVYRHGDVRSAGTASSPGDTITLPDGTVLGPFLDEAGVPGVAPSVPLLELLEQQR
- a CDS encoding TRAP transporter small permease subunit; translation: MSAATHHGTAPPYRPPAIVRWVGVLSEASGWLAAIALVLATLITSHGVFVRYFLRQPTVWQTESTIYLLMLVTFVGAAYGLRHHAHVGVDLLIDMVPRRPQLVVRIITALMCLAVVLVVMWTSYLDWHEAYLFNYHSSTAFRFPLWIAFAILPLGMLLVALQYVAMIVEGIMGLAGKVPLDKVSLMTSTSELGQVRSEIELTEELHPQDTARDDGGEPR
- a CDS encoding ATP-binding protein, with product MRLREPDQRGQALRGPARRRPARRRPRPEGDRLTVAVTDDGRGGATVGHGSGLVGLRQRVTSVDGDLHVRSPAGQGTTVTISLPMRPRRTR